The Streptomyces sp. M92 nucleotide sequence TGCGCACCGGGCTTGGGTGACCGGGTGGAGGCGGGGTCGCCCACCGCGCGGAAGTCGGCCGAGGCGCCGCTGCCGTAAGGGTCTACCAGGAGCACGTGATTGTAAGTGGTGGGCTGCCCCGGGGAGTTGTCCACCACGGTGATGCGAGCGAACTCGTTGTCCGTGTAGTGCCAGGAGGCGATGTACACGTACTTGCCGAGCCAGGTGCCGCCGGGTGCGGCGTCGTGCGAGCCGGTCAGGCCCTGGGGGACCCACTCGCGGGAGGTGTCGTCGGCGTTGTTCCAGCAGAACCCGTCGACGGAGTAGGCCGGGTCGAGATCGGTCGCGTGGCACAGGCCACGGCTGCCGGTGTGGCCGCGTCCGTCGAGCAAAGGTCCGAGGGCGTCTTCGGCGGGATCGAAGTAGCTGGTGACCTCGCCGCCGGCCTCGATGTCGGCTATGGCGTCCCACCGGCTCTGGAAGTCGTCGGCGGTCAGCTTCATCGCGGACGCGTCCATCGGTGTCAGGGGGGTGGCGGCCGCCGCCGGCCCGGGCGCCGCGACCAGGAGCGCCAAGGCCCCCAGTGCCGACGCGGCGGCGGCGACCGCCCTGCCGGGCCAAGTCCGGTTCAGTGAGGAGAGTTCGCGCATCGCGTGATCATATGGTCATGGCGATCACCGCTCGAGCAGCATCCGCTGCAACTCCCGCGCCGCCCGAGGAGGAGCCACATCACTGCGGTGTGCCAGCGCGATCGTCCGGTGCAACCCCGGCCGGGCCAGCGGGGTGACCCGCAGACCGCGCCCCGACCGCGCCGCCACCATCCGGGGCACCACCGCCATCCCCAGCCCCGCCCGCACGAACTCCAGCACCGCGTCCATCTCGCCGCCCTCCACGGCGAAGTCCGGCTCGAAGCCCTCCGCGCGGCACGCGGCGACCGTCAGTTCCCGCAGGTCGTAGCCGTGCCGGAACATCACCAGGCGCTCGCCCTCCAGGTCGGCGATGCGTACGGCGCGCCGGCCGCCGCCCGGCCGGGGCGCCTCCGGCGACGACACCACCACCAGGTCCTCCCGCAGCAGCTCGACCGTCGTCAGCGCCGGCGACGGGGTGGGCAGCGGAAGCACCACCAGCGCCAGGTCCAGCGCGCCCCGCGCCAGCTCCCGCACCAGGTCGTGCGAGCCGCCCTCCTCGATCATGAGCCGCACGCCGGGGTACCGGTCGTGGAAGGCACGCAGCACGTCCGGCAGCAGCCCGGTGCACAGGCTCGGCGTCGCGCCCAGCCGCACCCGCCCGCGCCGCAGCCGCACCAGCTCCAGCACCTCGTGCCGGGCGGTGTCCGCGTCGGCGAGGATGCGCCGGGCCAGCGGGAGCAGCGCCTCGCCGGCGTCGGTGAGCGTGATGTTGCCCCGCGCGCGCTGGAACAGGTCGGCGCCCAGCTCCCGCTCCAGCGCCCTGATCTGCTGCGACAGCGAGGGCTGCGCCACGTGGACCGTCTCCGCGGCCCGGGTGAAGTGCCGGGTCTCGGCGACCGCGACGAAGTACTGGAGCTGCTGAAACTGCATGAGACCCACCCTACGCCCACGATAGCCACAGCCTATGGAAACGAGGCAGACCATGTCTTGGACCGATGCCGCTCCGCCCACGTAGCGTCTTGTGGCATGGCTCTGGCAACGCGGACGGACCGACGGCCGTCCATGGCGCGCACCGTGTGGGACTCGACCGTCGGCAAGAAGACGGTGATGGCGGTCAGCGGACTCGTCATGCTGCTCTACCTGGTCGCCCACATGATCGGGAACCTGAAGATCTTCTTCGGAACGACCGAGTTCAACGAGTACGCCCACTGGCTGCGCACGGTCGGCGAGCCGTTCATGCACTACGAGTGGACGCTCTGGCTGATCCGCGTGGTGCTCGTGGTCGCCGTCGTCGCCCACGCCGTCTCCGCGTACCAGCTCAGCCGCCGCGACATCAAGGCGCGGCCCAGCAGTTACGTGCACAAGAGGAAGCGGGCCAGTTACGCGACGCGCACCATGCGGTGGGGCGGGATCATCCTCGGCCTGTTCATCGTCTGGCACATCCTCGACCTGACCACCGGCACCGTGCACTCCGGCGGCTTCGAGACGGGCAAGCCCTACCAGAACGTCGTGGACACCTTCTCCACCTGGTACGGCAACGTCATCTACCTCGTCGCGATGCTCGCCCTCGGCCTGCACATCCGCCACGGCTTCTGGTCCGCCGCCCAGACCCTCGGCGCCGGCAGCCGCACCCGCGACCGTGCCCTGAAGACCGTCGCAGGCGTCCTCGCGCTGCTGCTCACGGTGGGCTTCATCGCCGTACCCGTGGGCGTCATGACCGGAGTGGTGAGCTGACATGACAACCTACGCCGACTACACGACCGGTGCGCCGGTCGCCGACACCAAGGCCCCCGCCGGGCCCGTCGGCGAGCGCTGGGACACCCGCCGCTTCGAGGCGAAACTGGTCAACCCCGCCAACCGGCGCAAGCAGACCGTCATCGTCGTCGGCACCGGCCTCGCGGGCGGCTCGGCCGGCGCGACCCTCGCCGAACAGGGCTACCGCGTCGTCCAGTTCTGCTACCAGGACTCCCCGCGCCGGGCCCACTCCATCGCCGCGCAGGGCGGCATCAACGCCGCGAAGAACTACCGCAACGACGGCGACTCGATCCACCGCCTGTTCTACGACACCGTCAAGGGCGGCGACTTCCGCTCCCGTGAGTCCAACGTGCACCGGCTCGCGCAGATCTCCGTAGAGATCATCGACCAGTGCGTGGCGCAGGGCGTGCCCTTCGCCCGCGAGTACGGCGGCCTGCTCGACACCCGCTCCTTCGGCGGCGTCCAGGTCTCCCGTACCTTCTACGCCCGCGGCCAGACGGGCCAGCAGCTGCTGCTCGGCGCCTACCAGGCGCTCAGCAGGCAGATCGCGGCCGGCAACATCGAGATGCACCCGCGCACCGAGATGCTCGACCTGATCGTCGTCGACGGGCGGGCGCGCGGCATCGTCGCCCGGGACCTGATCACCGGCAAGATCGACACGTACTTCGCGGACGCGGTGGTCCTGGCGAGCGGTGGCTACGGCAACGTCTTCTACCTCTCCACCAACGCCATGAACTCCAACGCCACCGCCGTGTGGCGGGCGCACCGGCGCGGTGCCTACTTCGCCAACCCCTGCTTCACGCAGATCCACCCGACCTGCATCCCGCGCACCGGCGACCACCAGTCCAAGCTGACGCTGATGAGCGAGTCGCTGCGCAACGACGGCCGGATCTGGGTGCCCAAGGCCAAGGGCGACGACCGCCCGGCGAACAAGATCCCCGAGGACGAGCGCGACTACTACCTGGAGCGCGTCTACCCGTCCTTCGGCAACCTGGTCCCGCGTGACATCGCCTCCCGCGCCGCGAAGAACGTCTGCGACGAGGGCAGGGGAGTAGGCCCCGGCGGCCAGGGTGTCTACCTCGACTTCGCCGACGCCATCGAGCGGATGGGCCGCAAGGCGGTCGAGGCCAAGTACGGCAACCTCTTCGACATGTACCAGCGGATCACCGACGAGGACCCGTACCGGGTGCCGATGCGGATCTACCCCGCCGTGCACTACACGATGGGCGGGCTGTGGGTCGACTACGACCTCCAGACCACCGTCCCGGGCCTGTTCGCCATCGGTGAGGCCAACTTCTCCGACCACGGCGCCAACCGGCTCGGCGCCTCCGCCCTGATGCAGGGCCTGGCCGACGGCTACTTCGTCCTGCCCGCCACGATCAACGACTACCTCGCCCGCAACCCGCACAAGGACGAGGTCGACGACGGCCACCCCGCCGTGCAGGAGGTGCTGGCCGAGACCGAGGACCGGCTGGGCCTGCTCCTCTCCGTCGACGGCGACCGCACCCCGGACTCCTTCCACCGCGAACTCGGCGAGCTGATGTGGGAGTTCTGCGGCATGGCCCGCACCGACTCCGGGCTGCGCAAGGCCCTGGAGCGCATCCCGCAGATCCGCGAGGAGTTCTGGCGGCGGATCAAGGTCCCGGGCACCGGCGAGGAGTTCAACCAGTCGCTGGAGAAGGCCAACCGCATCGTCGACTACCTGGAGCTCGCCGAGCTGATGTGCCTGGACGCGCTGCACCGCGCCGAGTCCTGCGGCGGCCACTTCCGCGAGGAGTCGCAGACCCCGGACGGCGAGGCGGCCCGCAAGGACGACGAGTTCGGCTACGCGGCGGCCTGGGAGTTCACCGGCACCGGCGAGGCCCCCACCCTGCACAAGGAAGACCTGGTCTTCGAGTACGTCCACCCCACCCAGCGGAGCTACGCATGAAGCTCACCCTGCGCGTCTGGCGGCAGCAGAACGCCGACGCCGAAGGCGCCATGTCCACGTACGAGGTGGACGGGATCTCGCCCGACATGTCCTTCCTGGAGATGCTCGACACCCTCAACGAGGAGCTCATCCTCAAGGGCGAGGATCCGGTCGCCTTCGACCACGACTGCCGCGAGGGCATCTGCGGCGCCTGTTCGCTGGTCATCAACGGCGATGCCCACGGGCCCGAGCGCACCACCACCTGCCAGCTGCACATGCGGTCCTTCGAGGACGGCGACACCATCGACGTCGAGCCGTGGCGGGCCGCCGCCTTCCCGGTCGTCAAGGACCTGGTCGTCGACCGCTCGGCCTTCGACCGGATCATCCAGGCCGGCGGCTACATCACCGCGCCGACCGGTGCGGCCCCCGAGGCCCACGCCGCGCCGGTGCCGAAGCCGGACGCGGACTTCGCCTTCGAGCACGCCGAGTGCATCGGCTGCGGCGCGTGCGTCGCCGCCTGCCCGAACGGCGCGGCGATGCTCTTCACGTCCGCGAAGGTCAACCACCTGAACGTGCTGCCCCAGGGGGCGCCCGAGCGGGAGACGCGGGTGCTGGACATGGTGGCGCAGATGGACGACGAGGGCTTCGGCGGGTGCACGCTGGCCGGCGAGTGCGCGACGGCTTGCCCGAAGGGCATTGAGCTGGTCTCCATCACCAGCATGAACAAGGAGTGGCTGCGGGCCACCCGCAAGGTGGCCAGGTAGCCCCACGGACGTTCGCCGGAAGGTGCGGACGGGCGGGGCCGGGAGAGGTGCTCATCCCGGCCCCGTCTCGCATGCGCCCCCGGCATTCAGCAAGCGCACACCCGCTCTCCCGGCACTGGTCACGCGCAGTACAGCCGGCGTCGGAAGAACTGTGGCGGACCGCCCCGCGTCCAGTGGACCCGCCCCGTGACCAGGAGAGCACCCATGACCGGCGTACTGACCGCAGACCGCCCCCCGAAGCCCGCCGCGCCCCACCGCTACACCGTCAGCCTCGCCCGGGACGAGGAGGACGTGCGGGCCGCGCAGCGGCTGCGGCACGACGTCTTCGCCGGGGAGATGGGCGCCCTGCTGGCGAGCCCGCAGCCCGGACACGACGTCGACCCCTTCGACGCGTACTGCGACCACCTGCTGGTGCGCGAGGAGACGACCGGGCAGGTCGTCGGCACCTACCGGCTGCTGCCGCCCGAGCGCGCCGCCGTCGCCGGACGGCTCTACGCGGAGAGTGAGTTCGACCTCACCGCGCTGGACGCCATCCGGCCCGGCCTGGTCGAGGTCGGCCGCTCCTGCGTGCACCCCGGCCACCGCGACGGCGCCGTCGTCGGGCTCATCTGGGCCGGCATAGCCCGCTACATGACCGAGCGGGGCCACGAGTGGCTGGCCGGCTGCTGCTCCGTCCCGCTCGCCGACGGCGGCGCCCTCGCGGCCGGTACCTGGAACCGGGTGCGGGCCAAGCACCTGGCGCCCGAGGAGTACCGGGTGCGGCCGCTGCTCCCCTGGGTCCCGCGCGCCTCGGCGGCGCCGGCCGGCCGCACCGAACTCCCGGCGCTGCTGCGTGGCTACCTCCGCCTAGGAGCCTGGGTCTGCGGCGAGCCCGCGCACGACGTGGACTTCGGCGTGGCCGACCTGTACGTGCTGCTGCCGATGAACCGGGTCGACCCGCGCTATCTGCGGCACTTCCTCTCGCTCGTCCCGGCCTGATGAGCGCCTGGCTGCCCACCGCGCCCTGCACCCCGGGGACGTGCGTGGGGCCGCGCCCGGCCGCGCGGGCCCTGCCGCGCGCCGTACTGCGGCTCACGGCGGTCGCCGTGCTGCTCCTCGCCGGCGTCGCGGTCGTCCTCACGCCGCTGCGCACCCGAGTCCCCGCCGTCCTGGTGCGGCGCTGGTGCCGCTGGACCGTGCGGGCCGCCGGTGTCCGGGTGCGCGTCACGGGCGCCGCCCCGCCCGAGGGCGGGCTGCTCCTCGTCGCCAACCACGTCTCCTGGCTCGACATCCCGCTCCTCGCCGCGGTGCGGCCCGCCCGGATGCTGGCCAAGAGCGAGGTGCGGCGCTGGCCGGTGGCGGGCCCGCTGGCCGCGCGGGCCGGCGTGCTCTTCCTGGAACGGGACCGGCTGCGGGCCCTGCCCGGCACGGTCGCCGCGGTCGCGCGGGCACTGCGCACGGGCGCCGCGGTCGCCGTCTTCCCCGAGGGCAGCACCTGGTGCGGACGCGCCCGCGGGCGTTTCAGCCGGGCCGTCTTCCAGGCCGCCCTGGACGCGGAGGTGCCGGTCCAGCCGGTGCGCATCCGCTACTGGAGCGGGGAGCGGGCGGTGGGTACGGCCGCCGCGTTCGTGGGCGAGGACACCCTGCTCGCCTCCCTGTGGCGGGTGGCGTCGGTACGGGGACTGACCGCCGAGGTCGAGGTGCGCCCCGTGCTCCCGCCCGGCCGCCACCACGACCGCCGCACCCTGGCCGCTGCCGCCGGGCCGGAGCACGGCCACCCCGGGGAAGCACATTCGAAAAGTATGCGCACTTTGTGACGTATGTGCCGTTTTCGTACGGCTGATGCGGACATCCGGAAGGCAGGCACTCCGGAAGGAGGGTGATGCCAGATGATCACCCGTGAAGAGATCGCCAACGTCCTGGACCATCCGGTCTACGACGGGGACGGCAACAAGATCGGCGACGCCAAGCACGTCTTCTTCGACGACATGACAGGGCGCCCCGAGTGGGTGAGCGTCAAGACGGGGATGTTCGGCTCCAACGAGTCCTTCATCCCCATCCGTGACGCCGCGGTGGTGCAGGACCACCTCGAGGTGCCCTACCTCAAGGACCAGGTCAAGGACGCACCCAACGTCGACGTCGATGCGGGCGGCCATCTGTCCGAGTCGGAGGAGCACCGGCTCTACGACTACTACGGCATCAACTGGGACAGCGTGCTCTCGGAAGCAGAGCGCACCGACGACGGCCGTTTCGCCGCCGGCCCGGGACCGGCGGGCACCGCCGGAGCGGCGGGGGCGGCGGGCACGGCCGGAATGGCGGGCACCGCCGGCACGACGGGCGGCATGGCCGGCCGTGAGGCGGGCACGGACCGCACCGGCATGCGCGACGACGACGCCATGACCCGCTCCGAGGAGCAGATGCACGTCGGCGTCGAGCGGCGGGAGTCCGGCCGGGCCAGGCTGCGCAAGTACGTGGTCACGGAAGAGGTCCAGCAGACCGTTCCGGTCAGCCACGAGGAAGTCCGGGTGGAGCGCGAACCGATCACCGAGGCCAACCGCGGGGACGCGCTGGCCGGACCGGAGATCAGCGAGGCCGAGCACGAGGTCACGCTGCACGAGGAACGCCCCGTCGTGGAGACGGAGACGGTCCCGGTGGAGCGCGTCCGGATGGTCACGGAGGAGCGTACCGAGGACGAGGTCGTCCGAGGCCGCGTGCGCAAGGAGCGGATCGAGGCGGAGACCGAGCGCTTCGACGACGACGCGGCGCGGTTCGACGACGACGCGGCGCGCCTGGACGACAAGAGGAGGCCGGGTCCCGGGTAACCCTCCGCGCCACTCACCGCCGGGCGGGGCGCCGGTGACGGTTCTACCGGCGCCCCGCGCCGCGCAGCGCCTCGGCCAGATACCGCGCCGTGGCGCTCCCGGCCGCCCGTGCCACCTCGGCGGGCGACCCCTCGGCCACGATCCGGCCGCCCGCGTCGCCGCCGCCCGGCCCCAGGTCGATCACGTGGTCGGCGCCCGCCGCCACGGCCATGTCGTGCTCGACGACGACCACCGTGTGCCCGGCGTCCACCAGCCCGTGCAACTGGCGCATCAGCACCTCCACGTCGGCCGGGTGCAGACCGGTCGTCGGCTCGTCGAGGAGGTACAGGGTGTGGCCGCGCCGTCCCCGCTGCAGTTCGCTCGCCAGCTTGATGCGCTGCGCCTCCCCGCCGGACAGCTCGGTCGCCGGCTGACCGAGCCGGAGGTAGCCGAGCCCGACGTCGAGCAGCGCGGCGAGACTGCGGGCCGCCGCGGGCGTGTCCGCGAAGAACTCCGCCGCCTCCTCCACCGTCAGGTCCAGCACGTCGGCGATGTTCCGCCCCCGGTACGCCACTTCGAGCGTCTCCGGGTTGTACCGCGCCCCGCCGCAGTCCGGGCACGGCGCGTACGTGCTCGGCAGGAACAGCAGCTCCACGCTGACGAACCCCTCGCCCTGGCAGGTCTCGCAGCGCCCGCCGGACACGTTGAAGGAGAAGCGGCCGACGCCGTAACCCCGCTCGCGCGCCTCGCCGGTGGCCGCGAAGACCTTGCGCACCACGTCGAACAGGCCCGTGTACGTGGCGAGGTTGGAGCGCGGGGTCCGTCCGATCGGCCGCTGGTCGACCGAGACGAGCCGGCCCACCCCCGGCAGTTCCTCGGTGATCTCGCCGATCAGCGTCGACTTCCCCGAGCCGGACACACCCGTCACCGCGGTGAGCGCGCCCAGCGGGAAGCGGGCGGTCACCTCGCGCAGGTTGTGCCGGCTGACCGGGCCGACCGTCACCGACCCGCGCGGCGCACGCGGCGTACGGGCGGGCGCGGGGGAGCGGTCGAAGAGGTGACGGGCCGTCGCGGACTCGCCGACGCCGGCCAGCCCGTCGACCGGACCGCTGTAGAGCACCCGTCCGCCGTGTTCGCCCGCCCGGGGGCCCACGTCCACGATCCAGTCGGCGCCGCGCATCACGCCGAGATGGTGCTCCACCACGAACACCGAGTTGCCCGCCGCCTTCAGCCGCTCCAGCACCGTCAGCAGCGCCTCGGTGTCCGCCGGATGCAGTCCCGCCGACGGCTCGTCCAGGACGTAGACGACCCCGAACAGCCCCGACCGCAGCTGCGTCGCCAGCCGCAGCCGCTGCAACTCGCCCGCCGACAGCGTGGGCGTCGAGCGGTCCAGGCTCAGATAGCCGAGGCCCAGCTCGACGACGGGCCCGATCCGCGAGGCGAGGTCCTCGGTGAGCACGCGGGCCGTCTCGCCGTCCGTCGGCAGCGCGCCGGCGAGTTCCGTGAGCGGCAGCGCGGCCAGTTCGGCGATGGTGCGCCCGCCCACGGTCACCGCCAGGGCCTCGGGCCGCAGCCGCCCGCCGCCGCAGACCGGGCAGGGCGCACTGGTGAGGAAGCGTTCCGCCTTCGCCCGCAGCGTGGCGCTCTTCGTGTCCGAGAAGGTCTTCATCACGTACCGCCGGGCGCTCGTGTACGTGCCCTGGTACGGTCGCTGGATGCGGCCGGCGTCCCGTACCGGGTGCACGGTGACCACCGGCTGCTCGTCCGTGAACAGGATCCACTCCCGCTGCTCGGCGGGCAGCTCACGCCAGGGCCGGTCCACGTCGTACCCGAGCGCGTCGAGGACGTCCCGCAGGTTCTTGCCCTGCCAGGCGCCCGGCCACGCGGCGATCGCGCCGTCCCGGACCGACAGCGAGGGGTCCGGGACCAGCAGCTCCTCCGTCGTACGGTGCACCCGCCCGAGGCCGTGGCACTCCGGGCACGCCCCGGCCGCCGTGTTCGGCGAGAAGGCGTCCGAGTCGAGCCGCGGCGCGCCCGGCGGGTAGTCGCCGGCCCGGGAGAACAGCATCCGCAGGGAGTTGGAGAGGTTGGTGACCGTGCCGACCGAGGAACGGGACGTCGGTCCCGTGCGGCGCTGCTGGAGCGACACGGCGGGCGGCAGTCCGGTGACCTCGCCCACCTTCGGGGCGCCGACCTGGTGGATCAGCCGGCGGGCATACGGAGCGACCGACTCGAAGTACCGCCGCTGCGCCTCCGCGTACACCGTCCCGAAGGCCAGCGACGACTTCCCGGACCCCGAGACCCCGGTGAACACGGCCACCACGTCCCGGGGGATGTCCACGTCCACGCCCTTGAGGTTGTGCTCACGGGCGCCGCGCACCCGGACGTACGGGTCGTGGGGACTGTGCATCGCGGGAAACTCCGTACGGTCTTCGGCCCGGTCGCTTCCGGGGAGGGGGACAAACCCCGCGATTCTACGCCGACGCGGTGGCCGCCGCCGTGCCGGTGACGCGGGCGAGCCGCCGGTAGGAGTCCAGCAGGGCCTCGCGGTCGTACGTGCTCGTGGTGACCAGCACCTCCTGCGCGCCCGTGTCCCGGAGCAGGGTCTCCAGTTCCTCGGCGACCTGCTCCTCGGTGCCCGCGAGGTGTCCGGCGAGCCCTGACTCGTACAGGTCGCGCTCCTTGGCGGTCATCGTCCGGGCCTCGGCCTCCTCGGCCGGCGGCAGCGGCGGGAAGGAGCCGCGGGTGCGGGCCTGCGCCATGGACCAGGCCTCCGGGACCAGGAGCCGCCGGGCCGCCTCGGCGCTGCCCGCCACGGCGATGGTGCCGGAGACGACGACGTACGGCTCCCCGCCCCACTCGGAGGGACGGAACCCGGCGCGGTAGCGGTCGATGCCGCGCAGCATCCGGTCGCGGTCGCGCAGATCGCCGATGACCATCGGCAGACCGGCCCGGGCGGCCACGGCCGCGCCCTCGCCGATGGCCAGCACGAACGGCGGCACCGTCAGCCCCTCCGCCGGGCGGGCGTGCACCCCGGTCGGGGACGTGCCCCGGAACCAGCCCAGCAGCTCGGCCAGTTGCGCGTCGAAGTCGTCGGCGTCGTCCTTGTCCCGGCCGAGCGCCCTGCGCACGCCGTCGGTGAAGCCCACCGAACGGCCCAGCCCCATGTCGATCCGCCCGGGGAACAGCGACTCCAGCACGCCGAACTGCTCGGCGACGACCAGCGGCCGGTGGTTGGGCAGCATCACGCCGCCGGTGCCGACCCGGACGCGGTGTGTGGCACCGGCGACGGCGGCGGCCAGCACGGTCGGCGCCGAGCCCGCCACACCGGGCACGCCGTGGTGCTCCGCCACCCAGAACCGGTGGTAACCCAGCCGCTCGGCCTCCCGCGCCAGCGCCACGGTGTCGCGCAGCGCCTCGGCGGCCGTGTGTCCCTCGCGGATGCGGGAGCGGTCGAGGACGGAGAAGCGGGTGGAGGCGATCACTGAGCTCACACCGGGTTCAACGCCTGCGCGGCGCCAGGATTCCCGGCAGCGCGTTCTAGGGTGGGCGGGTGACCGACAGCGAGAAACTCCCGGTGGCCGTGTTCGACCTGGACAACACCCTCGCCGACACCGCGCACCGGCAGCGGTTCCTGGAGCGCCGGCCCCGCGACTGGGACGCCTTCTTCGCCGCCGCGCCGCACGACGCGCCGCTCGCCGAGGGCATCGCGCTGGTGCGGGAGAGCGCGGAGGAGTGCGAGATCGTCTATCTGACCGGGCGGCCCGAGCGCTGCCGGCGCGACACGCTCGACTGGCTCGCCGCGCACGGCCTGCCCCGGGGGCCCGTGCACATGCGGGGCAACGCCGACCGGCGGCCGGCCCGGCGCACCAAGCTGGAGATCCTCCGGCGGCTCGCCCGGACCCGCGAGGTCAGGGTCCTGGTGGACGACGACGAACTGGTCTGCGACGACGCCGAACGGGCCGGGTTCACCGTCGTCCGGGCCCGCTGGGCGGCGCGGTCGGCCGAGTTGCGGGTGGCGCAGGAGCGTGAGGGCCGCACCTGAGCGACCGGGCCCCCGGGCCCCCGGTCCGCTCAGTCCGTGTCCTCCAGGCGGAAGCCGAGCTTCAGGCCGACCTGCCAGTGCGCGACGCGCCCTTCCTCGATCTGGCCGCGGACCTGGGTCACCTCGAACCAGTCCAGGTTGCGCAGGGTCTCGGAGGCACGGGTGATGCCGTTGCGGACGGCCTGGTCGACGCCGTCGGGCGAGGTGCCGACGATCTCGGTGACCCGGTAGGTGTGGTTCGACATGCGGGTGCTCCCTTCCGCGGGCGGCGGTGTGCCGTCACTCCACCGTGCCCCAAGCCGGGACGTGGCGCGAGGCGTCGGGAGCCCCGGCGGAGCAACCGGCCGTCACCCCTTGACCTCGGCATTGGTCCATACCAACATGGCTGCCACCCGTTCGAGCTCCGGGCTCGTTCCCCCACGTCGGGTCTCCCTTCGCATGCGCAGGACTTCCCCGTCCGCGCCCGCACCTTGTTCGTCAGACAGAAGGACCCTCCGTGAGACGTCGCCTCCTCGCCCTTGTTTGCGTGTCCGCCTCCCTGCTCAGCGGCTGCGGCCTGATGTCGCAGGACGGCGAGGGCGAGCGGCGTGCGGTCACGCTCTGGCTGATGAAGGGCAGCGCCTCGGACGACTTCCTCAAGCGGTTCACCGAGGAGTTCGAGCGCGAACACCCCGGCCTGGAACTCGACTTGAAGATCCAGGAGTGGACCGGCATCGGCGACAAGGTGCAGACGGCCCTGAAGGCCGACGGCACCGACGGGCCCGACGTCATCGAGGTGGGCAACACCCAGGTCCCGCAGTACGCGGAGGGCGGCCGGCTCCAGGACCTGACACTGGAGTCGATGCGGGACTGGGGCCTTCAGGACTGGCTGCCGGGCCTCGCCGAACCGGGGCAGTGGATGTCCCAGCAGTACGGCATCCCCTGGTACGCCGCCAACCGCGTGGTCATCTACCGCAAGGACCTGTTCGAGCAGGCCGGCATCACCGATACGCCCCGCACCCGCGAGGAGTGGCTCACCGCCACCGAGAAGCTCGACTCCGGCGGCGACCAGGGCATCTACCTGGCCGGTCAGGACTGGTACACGCTCTCCGGCTTCATCTGGGACGAGGGCGGCGAACTGGCCGTGGAGGAGGGCGGGACCTGGCGGGGCGCCCTGGACTCCGAGGCCGCCCTGCGCGGCATGGACTTCTACCGCGAGCTGCAGGCCCTGGGCGACGGCCCGGTCGACGCCGACGAGGAACACCCGCCGCAGGCCGGCGTGTTCGCCGAGGGGGACGTCGCGCAGATCGTCGCCGTGCCGGCGGTCGCCCAGAGCATCCTGCGGGACAACCCCGGCCTCAAGGGCAAGCTGGGCTTCTTCCCGGTGCCCGGCAAGACCGCCGACAAGCCCGGCGCCGTCTTCACCGGCGGCTCCGACCTCGTCGTACCGAAGAACACCGACCAGCACGAGGGCGCCCTCGCCGTCGTCGAGGCGCTGGTCGGCACCAAGTGGAACACCGACCTGGCCCGCACCATGCACTACGTCCCGAACAAGAAGTCCCTCGCCGAGGCCGTCGCGGGCGAGGAAGCGGTCGCCGCCATGGCCGCCGGGGCCGCACAGGGCCGGGCGACCCCCGGCACACCCCGGTGGGGCGCGGTGGAGGCGGACAACCCGATCAAGGAGTACATGACGAAGGTGCTCACCGGGGGCGACGCGGAGTCGGAGGCCGCCAAGGCCTCCGACCGCATCACCGAACTCCTGGACCTGGACGCACGCTGACCCGCGCGGCCCGGACCGGGACGCATCGGTTCAGCGCACCACGCTCAGCGACAGCGCGAACCGGTCCTCGC carries:
- a CDS encoding LysR family transcriptional regulator, which encodes MQFQQLQYFVAVAETRHFTRAAETVHVAQPSLSQQIRALERELGADLFQRARGNITLTDAGEALLPLARRILADADTARHEVLELVRLRRGRVRLGATPSLCTGLLPDVLRAFHDRYPGVRLMIEEGGSHDLVRELARGALDLALVVLPLPTPSPALTTVELLREDLVVVSSPEAPRPGGGRRAVRIADLEGERLVMFRHGYDLRELTVAACRAEGFEPDFAVEGGEMDAVLEFVRAGLGMAVVPRMVAARSGRGLRVTPLARPGLHRTIALAHRSDVAPPRAARELQRMLLER
- a CDS encoding succinate dehydrogenase, with the translated sequence MARTVWDSTVGKKTVMAVSGLVMLLYLVAHMIGNLKIFFGTTEFNEYAHWLRTVGEPFMHYEWTLWLIRVVLVVAVVAHAVSAYQLSRRDIKARPSSYVHKRKRASYATRTMRWGGIILGLFIVWHILDLTTGTVHSGGFETGKPYQNVVDTFSTWYGNVIYLVAMLALGLHIRHGFWSAAQTLGAGSRTRDRALKTVAGVLALLLTVGFIAVPVGVMTGVVS
- a CDS encoding fumarate reductase/succinate dehydrogenase flavoprotein subunit, with product MTTYADYTTGAPVADTKAPAGPVGERWDTRRFEAKLVNPANRRKQTVIVVGTGLAGGSAGATLAEQGYRVVQFCYQDSPRRAHSIAAQGGINAAKNYRNDGDSIHRLFYDTVKGGDFRSRESNVHRLAQISVEIIDQCVAQGVPFAREYGGLLDTRSFGGVQVSRTFYARGQTGQQLLLGAYQALSRQIAAGNIEMHPRTEMLDLIVVDGRARGIVARDLITGKIDTYFADAVVLASGGYGNVFYLSTNAMNSNATAVWRAHRRGAYFANPCFTQIHPTCIPRTGDHQSKLTLMSESLRNDGRIWVPKAKGDDRPANKIPEDERDYYLERVYPSFGNLVPRDIASRAAKNVCDEGRGVGPGGQGVYLDFADAIERMGRKAVEAKYGNLFDMYQRITDEDPYRVPMRIYPAVHYTMGGLWVDYDLQTTVPGLFAIGEANFSDHGANRLGASALMQGLADGYFVLPATINDYLARNPHKDEVDDGHPAVQEVLAETEDRLGLLLSVDGDRTPDSFHRELGELMWEFCGMARTDSGLRKALERIPQIREEFWRRIKVPGTGEEFNQSLEKANRIVDYLELAELMCLDALHRAESCGGHFREESQTPDGEAARKDDEFGYAAAWEFTGTGEAPTLHKEDLVFEYVHPTQRSYA
- a CDS encoding succinate dehydrogenase/fumarate reductase iron-sulfur subunit, translating into MKLTLRVWRQQNADAEGAMSTYEVDGISPDMSFLEMLDTLNEELILKGEDPVAFDHDCREGICGACSLVINGDAHGPERTTTCQLHMRSFEDGDTIDVEPWRAAAFPVVKDLVVDRSAFDRIIQAGGYITAPTGAAPEAHAAPVPKPDADFAFEHAECIGCGACVAACPNGAAMLFTSAKVNHLNVLPQGAPERETRVLDMVAQMDDEGFGGCTLAGECATACPKGIELVSITSMNKEWLRATRKVAR
- a CDS encoding GNAT family N-acetyltransferase, with amino-acid sequence MTGVLTADRPPKPAAPHRYTVSLARDEEDVRAAQRLRHDVFAGEMGALLASPQPGHDVDPFDAYCDHLLVREETTGQVVGTYRLLPPERAAVAGRLYAESEFDLTALDAIRPGLVEVGRSCVHPGHRDGAVVGLIWAGIARYMTERGHEWLAGCCSVPLADGGALAAGTWNRVRAKHLAPEEYRVRPLLPWVPRASAAPAGRTELPALLRGYLRLGAWVCGEPAHDVDFGVADLYVLLPMNRVDPRYLRHFLSLVPA
- a CDS encoding lysophospholipid acyltransferase family protein codes for the protein MSAWLPTAPCTPGTCVGPRPAARALPRAVLRLTAVAVLLLAGVAVVLTPLRTRVPAVLVRRWCRWTVRAAGVRVRVTGAAPPEGGLLLVANHVSWLDIPLLAAVRPARMLAKSEVRRWPVAGPLAARAGVLFLERDRLRALPGTVAAVARALRTGAAVAVFPEGSTWCGRARGRFSRAVFQAALDAEVPVQPVRIRYWSGERAVGTAAAFVGEDTLLASLWRVASVRGLTAEVEVRPVLPPGRHHDRRTLAAAAGPEHGHPGEAHSKSMRTL